Part of the Bacillus andreraoultii genome is shown below.
TTGTATTAGAAATGATAAAAAACATGTAATTTTACTCAGTAAAAGTTCCACTATTTGTTATATGTGAGGAATAATTGTAAAAGACATGTCATTGAGTCGTAACGAAAAAAATGAATGGAATGAATGGTTTATTAAGTGAAAAATGCGTAAGTGAAAGATACAATTCTATCACTTACGCATTTTTTGGCAATTAGGAACGTATAAATTTCCAAATTTCTATTTTCCTATACACATTAGCGGTACAAGAAAGGCTCTATCAACATACAATCAAAGCCGAAAAAACTCTCTTTTATATCAAGCGAACTCTAGCCTCTCGCTTCGCCAAGGCTTGTGCGCGAATAGAGTTTTCTTTATCGATACAGAAAAACATGGTATCGAATACGGTGATTTCCTAAATTTACATCAATACAGTTTCATTATTTCATGTTAATCTATTAATAGATAAGCGAATAGATTAGAAGGTGAAACAGTGAATAATGCTGAAAAACTTTTAAATAAACTACATGATTTTAAAAATTATGCAATTGTATTAACTGCGATTAGCACCTTTTTATACATTGGTCTCATTCTTAAAGGAAGTCAATTAACAGATACTAAATTATATCTCGTCACCTGTGGCATGGTTATAAGTTTATTATTTGCTTTTGTATTTTTTAGAAGAGCGTTAGAATGTAAAAAGAAATTAAACGAAATAGAAGATGATTAACAAAATTTCATATTATCATTGTGGGCTGTCCAAATGGTACAGCTCTTTTTCTGCACTCCAATTACTATCCTATATGCTCAAGCCAACTACGGTTTTGCTTTCGTCAAGGCTTGTGGTCCATGAGTTCTCTTAAAATGGAACATACACTTTTTTAAGTGGACATACACTTTTTCTTCATTTCTGACATAGGTATACCTTATAGGCAGTGGAAATTTCATTGGAGGTGTATTCATGTCAGGGATTTTTTCTGCAATAGCTGTCCTCTTTAAAGAGCTTATTTTCTTTGTGTCATATGTGAAAAATAATGCCTTCCCGCAACCTTTATCACCAAGCCAAGAACGAAAATACTTAAAACTTATGGCTGAAGGGGATAAAGAGGCGAGAAATATGTTAATTGAGCACAATTTAAGACTGGTTGCTCATATTGTAAAAAAGTTCGAAAACACTGGAGAGGATCAAGAAGATCTTATATCTATAGGGACCATCGGCTTAATAAAAGCCATTGAAAGCTTCTCAGATGGAAAAGGAACAAAATTAGCTACATATGCTGCTAGATGTATAGAAAATGAGATTCTGATGCATTTACGGGCACTAAAGAAGACGAAAAAGGATGTTTCACTACATGACCCAATTGGGCAAGATAAAGAAGGGAATGAGATTAGTTTAATCGATGTATTGAAGTCAGATTCTGAAGATGTCATTGACACAATTCAATTAAATATGGAGTTGGAAAAAGTTAAAGAATATATTCGTGTGCTTGATGATCGAGAAAAAGAAGTAATAATCGGCCGTTTCGGTCTCGGGATGATGAAGGAAAAAACCCAACGTGAATTGGCAAAAGAATTAGGTATATCACGGAGCTATGTTTCACGAATTGAGAAAAGGGCGTTAATGAAAATGTTCCATGAATTTTATCGGGCGGAAAAGGAAAAAAGGAGCAATTAAACAATTTTTTGATTGTAAAAAACGGCAATGTTGAAAGCTTTTCCAAAAGTTAAACAAGATTATTCATATTTCATGTGAAAAGGGGCATCCAGAAGTCTGAAATACGACTCTAGATAGCTCCTTATTTTCGCTACCAAATAAATTTTGGTAGCGATACCTCATATTAGCAAATGTTTTTTGTTCAGTGCTGTTTTGCCCTCGCAAAAGGAATGGATGCACAAGGTTTGTTACACTTTTTTAATTTTCAACGGACTAATCATGAAAAAGGATAAGATAATAATTAAGAATAAGTAAAAAGAGGTTGAAATTATTTCATTGCCAAGATAGCATAATGTTAAAATACAACCAGCTGCTGTAATGGGTAGTCCATGAAAATAACCATTACTTTCTGTAATATTAAATCTAGCGAGTCGAAACGCGCCACAACCGATATAAAACACAGTAAAGAATATGCCAGGAATAGAGAAAATATTAATGATACCTTGATATAATAATAGTGCCGGAGCAACTCCAAATGAAATAATATCACCCATAGAATCTAATTGTTTCCCAAGCTCGGATTCTATTTTTAATTTTCGGGCCACCATGCCGTCAAATCGGTCGAGTAACGCTGCAACAAATATTAATAATGTACTATATCTTAATTGTCCTTGGATTGTGAAGATAATTGAGAAGCCGCCTAAAAATAAATTACATAATGTCATCATATTTGCTATTTGTGATTTCACTTTTTTTATTGCGATATCAGTCACTTCTGTTTTGAATAACATGATTTCACCTCTTTCATTTATGAATTTTAACTAAGTCGATTATACATCAATTATAATATATTTTATGACAATAATAAGAAAAAAGCGATAAACAAGGAGATAAATATGAAAAAATATTTTTACCGAAAATGTATCGAATTAACAAATCGATCTTGGTCATCAAATTTGATAAGAAAATTTACGATGTCAAAGATGAGTAAATATATGATTCCTTCATTTATAAAATACTATCAAATTGATTTAAATGAGTTTGAATTACCTTATAATGAATATACGACATTACATGAACTATTTATTCGTAAATTAAAAAAAGAGTCCAGGCCAATTAGTATGAAGCAAAATGAAGTTATTAGCCCAGTAGACGCTGTAATTGAATCAACAGGTAAAATTGAACCGACAACAGAAATATTAGTGAAGGAAAAAATGTATTCTTTAGTTGAAATGTTGGGGGACGCTGAAAAAGCAGAGCAATATTGTAAAGGGACTTATATGGTCTTTTATTTAAGTCCAAAAGATTACCATCGAATTCATAGTCCAATAAATGGAGAAGTTCTCGAACGATGGGAATTAGGAAATCGTTCCTATCCAGTCAATCGCCTCGGTCTTCTATATGGAAAAGATCCATTATCAAAAAATTACCGAGTGATCACTGAATTAAACCATCATGGCGGGAAACTTGCTGTAGTGAAAGTCGGCGCAATGTTTGTTAATACAATTACATATACAAATGAACAAACATATTTGCGTAAAGGTGAGGAATTTGCATATTTCTCTTTTGGATCTACTGTTGTTCTTCTATTTGAGAAAGAAACCTTTTTATTAGATCAAAACATTACTAGTCCATATGTCGTTAAAATGGGTCAACCGATTGGTTATTTGCTTGAAAGATAAATATATCAAGTTCCTCACAAGAACAGTGAGGAACGACTATTTTTATGTGAGAAAACTAATTTGAATATTTAGCATGATTTTTATTATCAATTTTACATAATAAAGAACGACGCTCGATTTCTTTTTCTATGAGGTGGATGAACTCTGGAGATAACTTTAGTTCGATAGCTTTATAATACGACTCAATAAGTAGTTGGTCTGATAAATTTTCCATTTGTTCGGTTTACACCATTCACCTCCAAAATAAATTCATAAATTTATTTACGTATCATATACTAGTAAGTTGTCATTTTATTAATAATTCAACTTTAGCAAAAAATTAAATATAGAACAAGCGTTCCAATTATCCACATAGATGGTGGATAAGCTGTGGTTAATTTGTTAGTAAAACGAAAAAAACTCTTCATATCGGGTTGTATAATGTGAATAAGCTTATCCACAACTGTTGAATAGGGTTGAAAATTGTCGAAATGTTTTTGCTAGTTGTCGGTTTAAGGAGGAATATGTCGAAAAATGATTCCTATCGTTAAAGAAATTGGGGACGGTTGAGATTGAAAATAGAACTTGCAAAAAAATGCAATAAAAAATATGATAAATAGTATGTTTAAAATATAAAATCAATAGGACGAATAAACCGTATTGAAAGATTGGGTCATTTGAGGTGTCGATTATGTTAAAACGTTTTTTACCGAACGAGTATGTAAATTCTAT
Proteins encoded:
- a CDS encoding sporulation histidine kinase inhibitor Sda — translated: MENLSDQLLIESYYKAIELKLSPEFIHLIEKEIERRSLLCKIDNKNHAKYSN
- a CDS encoding YrhC family protein, translating into MNNAEKLLNKLHDFKNYAIVLTAISTFLYIGLILKGSQLTDTKLYLVTCGMVISLLFAFVFFRRALECKKKLNEIEDD
- the sigK gene encoding RNA polymerase sporulation sigma factor SigK, with amino-acid sequence MSGIFSAIAVLFKELIFFVSYVKNNAFPQPLSPSQERKYLKLMAEGDKEARNMLIEHNLRLVAHIVKKFENTGEDQEDLISIGTIGLIKAIESFSDGKGTKLATYAARCIENEILMHLRALKKTKKDVSLHDPIGQDKEGNEISLIDVLKSDSEDVIDTIQLNMELEKVKEYIRVLDDREKEVIIGRFGLGMMKEKTQRELAKELGISRSYVSRIEKRALMKMFHEFYRAEKEKRSN
- the pssA gene encoding CDP-diacylglycerol--serine O-phosphatidyltransferase; protein product: MLFKTEVTDIAIKKVKSQIANMMTLCNLFLGGFSIIFTIQGQLRYSTLLIFVAALLDRFDGMVARKLKIESELGKQLDSMGDIISFGVAPALLLYQGIINIFSIPGIFFTVFYIGCGAFRLARFNITESNGYFHGLPITAAGCILTLCYLGNEIISTSFYLFLIIILSFFMISPLKIKKV
- a CDS encoding phosphatidylserine decarboxylase; the encoded protein is MKKYFYRKCIELTNRSWSSNLIRKFTMSKMSKYMIPSFIKYYQIDLNEFELPYNEYTTLHELFIRKLKKESRPISMKQNEVISPVDAVIESTGKIEPTTEILVKEKMYSLVEMLGDAEKAEQYCKGTYMVFYLSPKDYHRIHSPINGEVLERWELGNRSYPVNRLGLLYGKDPLSKNYRVITELNHHGGKLAVVKVGAMFVNTITYTNEQTYLRKGEEFAYFSFGSTVVLLFEKETFLLDQNITSPYVVKMGQPIGYLLER